One window of the Ziziphus jujuba chloroplast, complete genome genome contains the following:
- the rbcL gene encoding ribulose 1,5-bisphosphate carboxylase/oxygenase large subunit has protein sequence MSPQTETKASVGFKAGVKDYKLTYYTPEYETKDTDILAAFRVTPQPGVPPEEAGAAVAAESSTGTWTTVWTDGLTSLDRYKGRCYGLEPVAGEENQYIAYVAYPLDLFEEGSVTNMFTSIVGNVFGFKALRALRLEDLRIPTSYTKTFQGPPHGIQVERDKLNKYGRPLLGCTIKPKLGLSAKNYGRAVYECLRGGLDFTKDDENVNSQPFMRWRDRFLFCAEALYKAQAETGEIKGHYLNATAGTCEDMMKRAVFARELGVPIVMHDYLTGGFTANTTLAHYCRDNGLLLHIHRAMHAVIDRQKNHGMHFRVLAKALRLSGGDHIHAGTVVGKLEGERDITLGFVDLLRDDFIEKDRSRGIYFTQDWVSLPGVIPVASGGIHVWHMPALTEIFGDDAVLQFGGGTLGHPWGNAPGAVANRVALEACVQARNEGRDLAREGNEIIREASKWSPELAAACEVWKEIKFEFEAMDTL, from the coding sequence ATGTCACCACAAACAGAGACTAAAGCAAGTGTTGGATTCAAAGCCGGTGTTAAAGATTATAAATTGACTTATTACACTCCTGAATATGAAACCAAAGATACTGATATCTTGGCAGCGTTTCGAGTAACTCCTCAACCTGGAGTTCCGCCTGAGGAAGCAGGGGCCGCGGTAGCTGCTGAATCTTCTACTGGTACATGGACAACTGTATGGACTGACGGGCTTACCAGTCTTGATCGTTACAAAGGTCGATGCTACGGCCTTGAGCCCGTTGCTGGAGAAGAAAATCAATATATTGCTTATGTAGCTTACCCCTTAGACCTTTTTGAAGAAGGTTCTGTTACTAACATGTTTACTTCCATTGTGGGTAATGTTTTTGGGTTCAAGGCCCTGCGCGCTCTACGTTTGGAGGATTTGCGAATCCCTACTTCTTATACTAAAACTTTCCAAGGACCGCCTCATGGCATCCAGGTTGAAAGAGATAAATTGAACAAGTATGGTCGCCCCCTATTGGGATGTACTATTAAACCTAAATTGGGGTTATCTGCTAAGAATTACGGTAGAGCAGTTTATGAATGTCTTCGCGGTGGACTTGATTTTACCAAAGATGATGAGAACGTGAATTCCCAACCATTTATGCGTTGGAGAGACCGTTTCTTATTTTGTGCCGAAGCCCTTTATAAAGCACAGGCTGAAACAGGTGAAATCAAAGGGCATTACTTGAATGCTACTGCAGGTACATGCGAAGACATGATGAAAAGGGCTGTATTTGCCAGAGAATTGGGAGTTCCTATTGTAATGCACGATTACTTAACAGGGGGATTCACTGCAAATACTACCTTGGCTCATTATTGCCGAGATAATGGTCTACTTCTTCACATCCACCGTGCAATGCATGCAGTTATTGATAGACAGAAAAATCATGGTATGCACTTTCGTGTACTAGCTAAAGCGTTACGTCTGTCTGGTGGAGATCATATTCACGCTGGTACTGTAGTAGGTAAACTTGAAGGGGAAAGAGACATCACTTTAGGCTTTGTTGATTTACTACGCGATGATTTTATTGAAAAAGATCGAAGCCGCGGTATTTATTTCACGCAAGATTGGGTCTCTCTACCAGGTGTTATCCCTGTGGCTTCAGGGGGTATTCATGTTTGGCATATGCCCGCTCTGACCGAGATCTTTGGAGATGATGCCGTACTACAGTTCGGCGGAGGAACTTTAGGACACCCTTGGGGAAATGCGCCCGGTGCCGTAGCTAATCGAGTAGCTCTAGAAGCATGTGTACAAGCTCGTAATGAGGGACGTGATCTTGCTCGTGAGGGTAATGAAATTATCCGTGAGGCTAGTAAATGGAGTCCTGAACTAGCTGCTGCTTGTGAAGTATGGAAGGAGATCAAATTTGAATTCGAAGCAATGGATACTTTGTAA